GCATGCGGGAAATCGCCGGTTACGTCCGCGAAGGCGCGTACGCCTATCTCAAGCGTCAGTACAAGGTGGTCGGCATCGTATTTCTCGTGCTGGTCGTGTTGTTGTCGTACATGGCGTTTGTCCTTGGCGTACAGCACCGGTTGGTCCCATTTGCCTTTCTCACAGGGGGGCTGTTTTCCGGCTTGGCCGGCTTTATCGGGATGAAAACGGCGACGATGGCGTCGTCGCGGACCGCGCAGGGTGCCAGCGAATCGCTGAACCGAGGACTGACTATCGCGTTTCGGGCAGGGTCGGTCATGGGCCTTACGGTCGTGGGTCTGGCTCTCATCGACATCACCGCCTGGTTTCTCTACCTCTACAAATTCCACCATCAGCTAGTCGGCGGCCACCCGATGAACCTGGAAACGATCACGGTGGTGATGTTGTGCTTCGGCATGGGCGCCTCCACGCAGGCGTTATTCGCGCGCGTGGGCGGTGGAATCTATACGAAGGCCGCCGATGTGGGCGCGGACCTCGTCGGCAAAGTCGAAGCCGGGATTCCGGAGGACGATCCCCGCAATCCCGCGACGATCGCAGATAATGTCGGCGATAATGTGGGGGACGTGGCGGGGATGGGCGCGGACCTTTATGAGAGTTATGCTGGTTCGATTCTAGCGACTGCAGCGCTCGGAGTGGCTGCCGCCACGGTGGGGGGGTGGAATGCGGACAAAATGTTCGCGTTTCTTGCCGCGCCGATGTTACTTGCCGCTATCGGCATCATACTCTCGATTCTCGGGATTTTCTTGGTCCGCACGCGGGAGGACGCCTCCATGAAAACCCTGTTAGCGGCCCTTAACCGCGGCATTTATGCCTCCAGTGCGCTGATCATCGTCGGCGCGTTCGGTCTCGTGAAGCTTCTCAACATGCCGATCGGCGTATTTTGGGCGATTTTCATCGGGGTGGTGCTGGGGATCGTGATCGGGAAGGGTACGGAGTGGGCGACTGCGGCGGATTATAAGCCGACGCGTTTCATTGCGGATCAGGCGGCGACAGGTCCGGCGACGGTCATCATTGGTGGAATCGCGGAGGGCATGCTCTCAACCTGGGTGCCGGTGGTTTCAGTTTGCGTGGGTACGCTGCTGAGTTTTGCCGTCATGGACGGGTTTGCCGACCTTCTCGCCGGGCTATATGGCGTGGGAATTGCGGCCGTTGGGATGTTGTCCACCCTAGGTTTGACACTCGCGACCGATGCCTACGGCCCGATCGCAGACAATGCCGGTGGCAATGCGGAAATGAGCGAGCTACCGAAGGAGGTGCGCCGGCGCACGGATGCGCTGGATGCGCTGGGCAATACGACGGCAGCCATCGGAAAAGGTTTTGCCATCGGCTCGGCTGCGCTGACCGCGCTCGCACTGCTAGCCAGCTACATCGAGGAGGTCCGGATCGGCATTCACCGAGAGGCCGCGGCGGAGTACGTTTCGCCATCGGGAAGTGCACCCTTCGTTCTCAAGAGCATCGGGGCGGATTACAACCGAAAATGGGCGCTGTTTTTTCCGGGCGCCGATCCGAAAGACCGCGAATCCAAGGCGTTCCA
This Kiritimatiellia bacterium DNA region includes the following protein-coding sequences:
- a CDS encoding sodium-translocating pyrophosphatase, which produces MKTLAKGLRRRWASSGFLVTCLLTVVAGLAEASELDAERTLPGWWWLAPAAGVLALATAFFFYRSILAANPGTPRMREIAGYVREGAYAYLKRQYKVVGIVFLVLVVLLSYMAFVLGVQHRLVPFAFLTGGLFSGLAGFIGMKTATMASSRTAQGASESLNRGLTIAFRAGSVMGLTVVGLALIDITAWFLYLYKFHHQLVGGHPMNLETITVVMLCFGMGASTQALFARVGGGIYTKAADVGADLVGKVEAGIPEDDPRNPATIADNVGDNVGDVAGMGADLYESYAGSILATAALGVAAATVGGWNADKMFAFLAAPMLLAAIGIILSILGIFLVRTREDASMKTLLAALNRGIYASSALIIVGAFGLVKLLNMPIGVFWAIFIGVVLGIVIGKGTEWATAADYKPTRFIADQAATGPATVIIGGIAEGMLSTWVPVVSVCVGTLLSFAVMDGFADLLAGLYGVGIAAVGMLSTLGLTLATDAYGPIADNAGGNAEMSELPKEVRRRTDALDALGNTTAAIGKGFAIGSAALTALALLASYIEEVRIGIHREAAAEYVSPSGSAPFVLKSIGADYNRKWALFFPGADPKDRESKAFHTMSAFEGNGPNAVLLVDEEGVERSLIINEIGELVKSHPATDLRGRRLAEKKASLKDFMSLYDVSLMNPKVLVGVFIGVLAVFVFSALTMKAVGRAAFSMVQEVRRQFRERPGIMAGTERPDYARCVAISTAGAQREMLLPSILAIALPVLTGLLLNVSGILGLLVGGLCAGFSVAVFMANAGGAWDNAKKFIEAGHLGGKGSLAHKAAVVGDTVGDPFKDTSGPSLNILIKLMTMVSIVFAGLIVKYAPAIGHWLNLGH